Proteins from a single region of Theileria parva strain Muguga chromosome 1, complete sequence, whole genome shotgun sequence:
- the BET2 gene encoding Geranylgeranyl transferase type-2 subunit beta codes for MKDLNKLRDYLNNFLIGGINLFSAPEGVNNNKFNGKKLLFEKSLICGSFWSISALTILSQPISQSNLNSLLNILNSCFTNINTFPYTSVNSNNTNIVPNTNSNTTHNATGNDTENTSDSVDSSVVTTEQFEEGVKGFMEYNNNLYNNNIQSTLYAIEINYLLRNFPLYNQFHSGINHSLLSSSDLISIINYIKSLYNPDEGYFFNSLNSFNTHSNTDYTDVRSTMSALCAFNLTHKLLNFSESQITDQLNKSFDLDRIYRFLRSHFNSDGGISLSKNGQSHVAGAFCSIGSLVLINRINSLSHNRIHLLVTWLLERISINGGMNGRVGKSNDICYIWWSLATMFMLVKYYKKSVKLFNQTVIARITRFIGESQNSDGGFSANKSHENSDPYHSFTALLATALLNQFHNQYNIHEIEPLFAIPINPT; via the exons ATGAAGGATTTGAATAAATTGCGTGATTacttgaataattttttaattggtggaattaacttattttcaGCTCCAGAAGGCgtaaataacaataaattcAATGGGAAAAAACTATTATTTGAGAAGTCCCTAATTTGTGGTTCTTTTTGGTCAATTTCAGCCCTAACTATTCTTTCTCAGCCGATATCGCAATCAAACCTCAACTCTCTACTTAATATTCTCAACTCTTGTTTCaccaatattaatactttCCCCTATACATCTGTGAATTCTAATAATACCAATATTGTCCCTAATACTAACTCTAATACTACCCATAATGCCACTGGTAATGATACTGAGAACACTTCTGACTCAGTTGACAGTTCTGTAGTTACGACTGAACAATTTGAAGAGGGAGTGAAGGGATTCATGGaatataacaataatttgtataataataatatccAGAGCACTCTTTACGCTATTGAAATTAACTACTTGCTCCGTAATTTTCCCCTCTACAACCAGTTTCATTCCGGAATTAATCACTCACTGCTGAGTAGTTCAGACTTAATTTccataataaattacattaaatCACTTTACAACCCTGATGAAGGTTACTTTTTCAACTCTCTCAACTCCTTTAATACACACTCAAACACTGATTACACTGATGTTAGGAGTACTATGTCTGCTCTTTGCGCCTTTAATTTGACTCATAAGTTACTCAACTTCTCAGAATCTCAAATCACTGATCAACTTAATAAGTCATTTGATTTGGATAGAATTTATAGATTTTTAAGGTCACACTTTAATTCTGATGGCGGAATTTCATTATCTAAAAATGGTCAAAGCCACGTCGCCGGCGCTTTCTGCTCTATTGGATCCCTAGTACTAATCAACAGAATCAACTCTTTATCTCACAATAGAATTCACTTACTCGTCAC TTGGTTGTTGGAGCGTATAAGTATAAATGGCGGTATGAATGGTCGTGTTGGGAAATCAAATGATATATGTTACATTTGGTGGAGCTTAGCAACAATGTTCATGTTAGTTAAATACTACAAGAAGAGTGTAAAGTTGTTTAATCAGACAGTCATTGCCAGAATTACAAGGTTTATTGGGGAATCGCAAAATTCAGATGGTGGCTTTTCAGCCAATAAATCCCATGAGAATTCTGACCCTTATCATTCCTTTACAGCTTTACTTGCAACCGCTCTACTCAACCAGTTCCACAATcaatataatattcatGAAATCGAACCGCTATTCGCCATTCCAATCAATCCAACTTAA
- the fdx1l gene encoding Adrenodoxin-like protein produces MKLLCNIFNNSINKILRPNLYIFHKNFYNHFSTQNVPVGISILEAAHKHNIEIEGACDGCMACSTCHVILEEDVYDALPEPSETELDMLDLAPCLTNTSRLGCQVILGKEHDNIRITLPRITRNFYVDGHTPTPH; encoded by the exons atgaaattattatgtaatatatttaataactcgataaataaaattttaagacctaatttatacatttttcataaaaacttttataatcatttttCAACCCAAAA TGTGCCAGTTGGTATTTCTATTCTCGAAGCTGCTCATAAACACAATATTGAAATTGAAG GTGCTTGTGATGGATGTATGGCTTGCTCAACTTGTCATGTAATATTAGAAGAAGATGTTTATGATGCATTACCCGAACCTTCTGAAACTGAACTTGATATGCTTGATTTAGCTCCATGTCTTACTAATAC GAGTAGATTGGGGTGTCAAGTAATATTAGGAAAAGAACACGATAATATAAGAATAACATTGCCAAGAATTACAcgtaatttttatgttGATGGTCACACTCCAACCCCtcactaa
- a CDS encoding putative integral membrane protein, translating to MKSNILLSGAKTLKNYDWFDHELPLSKLPLMPSVLSTTVGAGIGALCSIIVNCALVELSTSSFFTLYFGFTFIIIGLAILWRLSASSELNDQNQTKNLKIFGFMIVFSGVLCFFLRKNWFISLPTSLKTVVYTLLGVSTSFALTFTIVDIINYFMATLETTVSKPLVESKSQVHLILSIALLMGAIFGFTFGLMDVEDEAAYHVQLALMKEEKYTYPIGILLGGAAGFGNEYLRQQESWRFNRDNAYDVEI from the exons aTGAAATcgaatatattattatcaggCGCAAAAACgctaaaaaattatgattGGTTTGATCATGAGTTACCCCTTAGTAAATTGCCGCTGATGCCCAGCGTGCTAAGCACTACCGTCGGTGCTGGTATAGGAGCTTTATGCTCAATTATAGTCAATTGCGCTCTTGTAGAGTTATCAACTTCTTCTTTTTTCACTCtt TATTTTGGCTTTacatttatcattattgGACTTGCGATACTCTGGAGATTAAGCGCTTCTAGCGAATTGAATGATCAAAACCAAACtaaaaatcttaaaattttcgGATTCATG ATTGTATTTTCTGGTGTATTATGTTTTTTTCTGAGGAAGAACTGGTTCATATCATTACCAACATCACTCAAGACTGTTGTCTACACTCTACTAGGTGTATCTACCTCATTTGCACTCACATTTACCATCGTCGACATTATCAACTACTTCATGGCCACTCTCGAAACCACCGTCTCAAAACCATTAGTCGAATCTAAATCACAA GTccatttaatattatcgaTCGCATTATTAATGGGAGCAATATTTGGGTTCACTTTTGGGTTAATGGATGTGGAGGACGAGGCTGCCTACCACGTCCAACTGGCGCTAATGAAGGAGGAAAAATACACTTATCCAATAGGAATCCTCCTAGGCGGAGCT GCTGGATTTGGTAATGAATATTTAAGACAACAGGAATCTTGGAGATTTAATAGAGATAATGCTTACGATGttgaaatataa
- the BAS1 gene encoding AhpC/TSA family protein, whose product MLMKLTGISLITSFSYIRNSVPLKNTFTAFHTLNTRNGIKSAKTPDRISSLKSVNGVRNYSSSEGLNNTVTSSLIGKLMPSFKGTALLGDDLVQFNSSDYFKDSYGLLVFYPLDFTFVCPSELLGFSERLKEFEERHVKVLGVSVDSPFSHKAWKELDVRQGGVSPLKFPLFSDLSREVSSSFGLLRDEGFSHRASVLVDKAGVVKHVAMYELGLGRSVDETLRLFDAVQFAEKTGNVCPVNWKQGDQAMKPDSQSVKQYLSNRFN is encoded by the coding sequence atgttaatgaAATTGACTGGAATCTCATTAATCACTTCGTTCTCTTATATTAGGAACTCAGTCCCACTTAAAAACACCTTTACAGCCTTCCACACTCTTAATACCCGTAACGGTATCAAAAGTGCTAAAACTCCTGACAGAATTAGCAGTTTAAAGAGTGTGAATGGAGTGAGGAACTATAGTAGTTCGGAAGGTTTAAATAACACAGTAACCTCATCACTAATTGGCAAATTAATGCCTTCATTTAAAGGAACGGCATTACTTGGCGACGATTTAGTACAGTTTAACTCTTCGGATTATTTTAAGGATTCCTATGGCCTATTGGTCTTTTATCCATTGGATTTTACCTTTGTCTGTCCATCTGAACTTTTGGGCTTTTCAGAACGGCTAAAGGAGTTTGAGGAGAGGCATGTGAAGGTTCTGGGTGTATCCGTCGATTCTCCCTTTAGTCACAAGGCCTGGAAGGAGTTGGACGTTCGCCAGGGTGGCGTTTCACCTCTCAAGTTCCCCCTCTTCTCTGACTTGAGTCGTGAGGTTTCCAGCTCTTTTGGTCTACTCCGTGACGAGGGGTTCTCTCACAGAGCCTCAGTTCTCGTCGACAAGGCCGGTGTTGTAAAACACGTGGCCATGTACGAACTTGGACTAGGCAGGTCAGTGGATGAAACTCTCAGGTTATTTGACGCAGTTCAGTTCGCAGAGAAGACTGGAAATGTCTGCCCAGTTAACTGGAAACAAGGCGATCAAGCCATGAAACCTGATTCACAATCAGTTAAACAATACCTCTCAAATCGTTTCAACTAA
- a CDS encoding Ribosomal protein S11 family protein, with translation MYKCVSLGRKIGNSLFDQVNRILTRNVVNFNDFSILRDLWRFGGIKVGASSDLTRCVSFRSMTTGSEESREKPVLSKTLTKQELKNFQGNYQRYRRNFGLPEFHNVDLDRNGLIIEPTDRFMLVLTTSKNNVHAQLVNRSKNYRTVFGSFAGNVGYRKKMQQTDKCAYRIGENIARKCKRLGIFAVDVKFRRIARVENVLQAFHAIGLQVSQLIHEPRLPKTGVNSVRPRRRRRV, from the coding sequence atgtataaatgtgttagttTGGGGAGGAAAATAGGAAATTCGCTCTTTGATCAAGTTAATCGGATTCTAACAAGAAATgtagtaaattttaatgatttctCGATATTGAGGGATTTATGGAGGTTTGGTGGGATCAAAGTTGGAGCATCGAGTGATTTGACACGGTGTGTATCCTTTAGGAGCATGACTACGGGTTCTGAGGAGAGCAGAGAGAAACCCGTGTTGAGCAAGACTCTGACAAAGCAGGAACTGAAGAATTTTCAGGGTAACTACCAGAGATATAGAAGGAACTTTGGCCTTCCAGAGTTCCACAACGTTGATCTTGACAGAAACGGACTTATAATTGAGCCTACGGACCGGTTTATGTTAGTCCTGACCACTTCTAAGAACAACGTTCACGCTCAGCTTGTTAACCGCAGTAAAAACTACAGGACAGTATTTGGTTCATTTGCTGGCAACGTTGGCTACCGAAAGAAGATGCAACAGACAGATAAATGTGCGTACAGGATAGGAGAGAATATCGCCAGAAAGTGTAAAAGGCTTGGTATATTTGCTGTAGACGTCAAGTTCAGGAGAATCGCACGAGTAGAAAACGTTTTACAAGCCTTTCATGCCATCGGACTACAAGTCAGTCAGCTTATTCATGAACCCAGACTACCTAAAACTGGCGTTAACTCAGTCAGACCAAGAAGAAGACGTAGAGTTTAA
- a CDS encoding Dip2/Utp12 family protein produces MDNQKRNKSCSVMLTQALLTSDRKLVEKLLSTRDNATIEDTVAELTPPLVLSLLEYITSSVIRTPNQLYSREGWINTLLRKHSAVFTGSKKGRNALIKLNKHINQRLTMNKALLKLKGKVDSVVYYSNLYKKQKQKDSIQIMNSQEPLLTFTEE; encoded by the exons ATGGATAATC AGAAGAGGAATAAAAGTTGTTCAGTGATGTTGACGCAAGCGTTGTTGACGAGTGATAGAAAGTTGGTAGAGAAGCTTCTGTCTACGCGTGATAATGCGACAATTGAGGACACAGTGGCGGAACTAACTCCGCCCCTGGTACTATCGCTGCTGGAGTACATAACGTCAAGTGTAATAAGGACTCCAAACCAGTTATACTCGCGAGAAGGCTGGATTAACACGCTCCTGAGGAAACATTCTGCAGTGTTTACAGGGAGTAAAAAGGGTAGAAACGCACTGATTAAGTTAAATAAGCACATAAATCAGCGTTTGACCATGAATAAGGCTCTACTCAAACTAAAAGGCAAAGTCGATAGCGTGGTGTACTATTCAAATTTGTACAAGAAACAAAAGCAAAAGGATTCCATCCAAATCATGAACTCACAAGAACCATTGTTAACTTTTACCGAAGAATAA
- a CDS encoding CTLH/CRA C-terminal to LisH motif domain protein, with amino-acid sequence MTEESLFLYHSTTPSKNQMVMKNMDLDLCLNLMKGIEVSEKDLQGVIANYLFINMYEDTYKFFIQETHFNDDGFKPTISERKFIRNSIMEGRIMDAINQINQIDRNILNENSNLLFVLMLYRLVDIILSGDLHTAIKFAKEEISSCIKKDPNLLTKLEEAMSLLAFQNLNSPEALEIIKKIQKPDEISNLVDNSLIAYYNLDPKPILENIIKETLWVESQLESKPNSYSLKLSNISRCGFKLSS; translated from the exons atgacTGAAGAatctttatttttgtaCCATTCTACTACTCCCAGTAAGAACCAAATGGTTATGAAGAATATGGACCT TGATTTGTGTCTGAATTTAATGAAAGGAATTGAGGTTTCTGAAAAGGACTTACAAGGTGTCATTGCCAATTACTTGTTCATCAACATGTACGAAGATACTTACAAATTCTTCATACAagaaacacattttaacg ATGATGGGTTTAAGCCTACGATATCTGAGAGGAAGTTTATTAGGAACTCCATTATGGAGGGGAGGATTATGGACGCCATTAATCAGATTAATCAGATTGACCGCAAT ATTTTGAATGAGAacagtaatttattatttgtgttAATGTTGTATCGTCTTGTCGATATTATCCTCTCG GGTGATTTACATACTGCAATAAAATTTGCCAAGGAAGAGATTTCATCTTGTATCAAGAAAGAT CCTAACCTCCTTACAAAACTTGAAGAAGCCATGTCATTGCTCGCCTTTCAAAATCTTAAC TCACCTGAGGCATTGGAGATAATAAAGAAGATTCAGAAACCTGATgaaatatcaaatttagtAGACAATTCACTGATTGCCTATTATAACCTCGATCCAA AACCTATTTTGGAGAATATTATTAAGGAAACGCTTTGGGTTGAGTCACAACTTGAGTCAAAA CCTAATTCCTACAGCTTAAAACTATCAAACATTAGCCGTTGCGGGTTCAAACTGTCATCATAA
- a CDS encoding Utp11 family protein — MGGLKHVVPRRVHLERSQPEHRKRRVGQYLEKKADYKKRSEHYHLRERLIKELSLKGRYRNEDEFNYKMINSRIGDQGQVILPTEDTLREKKLTKKLKLKRNLDKINTNLFVLNHITNTHKSNTTNVNTATNNKVRNKKGHIIFSDEDSLENCKIDSTPKPNLVNGENVLNGVKQSSGKNSVKRVKHVKSELDKLRQELEEKRNVMVGKYKKRKIGKVKNSKHIHHFAFERDK; from the coding sequence ATGGGAGGACTGAAGCACGTGGTTCCCAGAAGAGTTCACTTGGAGAGGTCCCAGCCTGAGCACAGGAAGAGGAGAGTTGGTCAGTACTTGGAGAAGAAGGCAGACTACAAAAAAAGATCAGAACACTATCACCTTAGGGAACGCCTAATTAAAGAACTCAGTTTAAAAGGCAGATATAGGAACGAAGATGAGTTTAATTACAAGATGATAAACTCAAGAATCGGCGACCAGGGCCAGGTGATTCTTCCCACTGAAGATACTCTAAGAGAGAAAAAACTAACTAAAAAGCTTAAACTTAAACGGAACCTGGACAAAATCAATACGAACCTCTTCGTTCTTAACCATATCACCAACACTCACAAATCCAATACTACCAATGTTAATACTGCTACTAATAATAAGGTTCGGAATAAAAAGGGCCATATTATATTTTCCGATGAAGATTCACttgaaaattgtaaaatagatTCAACCCCCAAACCCAATCTCGTGAATGgtgaaaatgtgttaaatgGTGTAAAACAATCAAGTGGTAAAAATTCCGTAAAACGCGTAAAACATGTGAAGAGTGAACTGGATAAATTAAGGCAGGAGTTGGAGGAGAAACGTAATGTAATGGTAGggaaatataaaaaaagGAAAATAGgtaaagttaaaaattcaaaacACATACACCACTTCGCATTCGAACgtgataaataa
- a CDS encoding tRNA intron endonuclease catalytic domain protein yields MELDYEEDIRKALEKYFSGLGYKTADGTNFGSDLVIYTKAGPNLSHSKYLLFIIDSKVTWREVITYYRVSSQTAKIALVAFKQKVISKLLVIN; encoded by the exons ATGGAATTGGATTATGAGGAGGATATAAGGAAAGCCTTGGAGAAGTATTTTAGTGGACTTGGTTATAAAACAGCTGATGGCACTAATTTCGGCTCTGATTTAGTCATTTACACTAAAGCTGGGCCGAATCTCTCACATTCcaa ATATCTTTTGTTCATTATAGATTCTAAAGTTACTTGGAG GGAGGTAATAACATATTATCGAGTTTCAAGTCAAACTGCTAAGATCGCACTTGTCGCCTTTAAACAAAAAGTAATctctaaattattagtgattaattga
- the Msh6 gene encoding MutS domain V family protein, translating to MSQSRTSGSKNVSIISFFRPAPKTEIKEELETSMLDCENEENNIQRRETVLEPFKPVESSLDRSSLDDDLLDFHFDKMDSIISDSNLSNTHYEESTMSIGELEEDDLPLIRKRTLLFDDSNLLTGSQNLSHIMKKTTGNNSTTVDSLDSVNSNTTINDNTSATASTSDTMGNNSVENVRNVKGELMDDERLIDRLLYAYEFDDKRPIDIDNVTVGREDKRDKEDTMDFHERELYLSCKASESSLGFRSYVENYYKYKGTFSFPPWLEPKNLRDSEGRKPLGDGYDSSTLWIPPKGHRWAHEFRSGHYTECMQQWWDVKRTHFDSLVFFKMGKFYELFYQDACILQGLTGLRWMGAETKPHVGFPEKSIHSYASACVNAGYRVVVVEQTETPQQLDKRNKASGTTARAVKRDVCDIITPGTVAAPEMLTSQSRPLLIMSGTKSETQPQPAPSESEETKSETPSAVEIVCLDVSMSKIRFGTVKYTDDLLQVKTVLIHFCPAEVVLDSVLYDNKELVKAIKALPYSADVTLHVPQNKSKNLLNKVKDKWESEASECSTSLTLTESYLSLVLLNKLVDYCYFEPFNFSQLEVMGMDYSALVHLELFVTQEGTEKNSLFHYLNHTKTAFGERLLRYWLLNPLTDVDAINLRSEAVEFLVHNYPLVTTLNQELERFPDLERSLGKILNTASNYHKRAVYFDRGVYTKLYDLYSLFDKFQKLEDIVVNFLNESINLFGNYKSELVKKVEEEFLRCSDDVILFKSMLKLTGEKTCSSVEWPKSRALTAEIESVKAKLDRVLENIRQISPSACFVHCKFRYEVEMTESEFQRYQRKSSLQHTASGSTTPVADNTPMVKKLDNVSGNAVGGGVSSMEITSTRSGFVRGRNVKIVQILEELEEFEFKLKESEEEFYQEIVSKFHSNSYKFCKLIEIAAQFDCLTSLATVAKNSPFPMCRPKLHPKSQNILRVKDSVYPIFSISGNKFVPNSVNIGEGFDGPILIITGPNMGGKSTLLRQIALTVIMGQIGSFVSCVESEFSVVDSIFTRLGASDNILQGKSTFLVELQDISSILSKATSSSLALIDELGRGTSTFDGTAIAVATLEKISKIGCRCVFTTHFQDVCMFAESLSNVSMFHMAAKVDEETRSVEFLYKLVPGVCPDSHGMHVAKLARVPEHIIQNAMEARMRLYNSEVFGEGESASNKLLEILTEEILEAHYNNDNDKLKEIYNKYSHLKFD from the exons ATGTCCCAGTCGAGAACGTCCGGATcaaaaaat gTCTCGATAATTTCGTTCTTCAGGCCGGCACCCAAGACGGAAATTAAGGAGGAACTCGAGACGTCAATGCTAGATTgtgaaaatgaagaaaataatatacaaagaCGTGAAACGGTTTTAGAACCCTTCAAACCAGTAGAATCCTCACTCGATAGAAGTTCACTAGATGATGATTTATTAGACTTTCATTTCGATAAAATGGACAGCATAATTTCGGATTCAAATCTCTCCAACACACACTAT gaGGAGTCGACAATGTCAATTGGTGAACTTGAAGAGGATGATTTACCACTTATTAGAAAACGAACCTTACTGTTTGATGATTCTAATTTACTCACTGGGTCTCAAAACCTGTCTCATATAATGAAGAAGACCACTGGTAACAATAGTACTACAGTTGATAGTCTTGATTCAGTTAATTCTAATACCACAATTAATGATAATACGAGTGCCACAGCTAGTACCAGTGACACAATGGGTAATAACAGTGTGGAAAATGTACGAAATGTGAAGGGAGAATTAATGGATGATGAAAGACTAATAGATCGGTTATTATATGCATATGAATTTGATGATAAGAGGCCAATAGATATCGATAATGTAACAGTGGGTAGAGAAGATAAGAGAGATAAGGAAGATACAATGGATTTTCATGAGAGGGAATTATATTTGAGTTGTAAAGCAAGTGAGAGTTCTCTGGGATTTAGGTCATACGTTGAGAATTATTACAAGTATAAGGGGACTTTTTCATTCCCGCCATGGCTAGAGCCGAAGAACCTGAGGGATAGTGAGGGAAGGAAACCTTTGGGTGATGGGTATGATAGCAGTACCCTGTGGATCCCGCCGAAAGGACACAGGTGGGCTCACGAATTTAGGAGTGGTCACTACACTGAATGCATGCAACAGTGGTGGGACGTGAAGCGGACTCACTTTGACTCTTTGGTTTTCTTCAAAATGGGTAAGTTTTACGAGCTCTTTTATCAGGATGCCTGTATATTACAGGGGCTCACAGGCCTGCGATGGATGGGAGCTGAAACCAAGCCTCACGTAGGTTTCCCAGAGAAAAGCATTCACTCCTACGCCTCAGCCTGTGTGAACGCAGGCTACAGAGTCGTAGTTGTAGAGCAAACTGAAACGCCACAACAACTGGATAAGCGTAATAAGGCCTCAGGAACTACAGCTAGAGCTGTTAAAAGAGACGTCTGTGATATTATTACACCAGGAACTGTTGCAGCGCCTGAAATGCTCACATCACAGTCACGGCCACTGCTCATAATGTCAGGTACAAAATCAGAAACCCAACCCCAGCCCGCACCATCGGAATCCGAAGAAACAAAATCAGAAACTCCTTCCGCAGTAGAAATAGTGTGTTTGGACGTTTCAATGAGTAAAATCCGGTTTGGAACCGTTAAATACACAGATGATTTGCTACAGGTGAAGACAGTGTTGATCCACTTCTGCCCGGCTGAAGTAGTACTGGATTCTGTATTATACGATAACAAGGAGTTAGTAAAGGCTATTAAGGCTTTACCCTACTCAGCAGATGTCACTTTACATGTTCCACAAAATAAGTCCAAGAACCTCTTGAACAAAGTTAAGGACAAATGGGAGTCTGAGGCTTCTGAGTGTTCCACATCTCTAACATTAACTGAATCGTACCTAAGCCTTGTGCTTCTGAACAAACTTGTAGATTATTGCTATTTCGAaccatttaatttttctcaGCTGGAAGTCATGGGCATGGACTACTCAGCACTGGTGCACCTGGAACTCTTTGTCACCCAGGAAGGTACTGAGAAGAACTCTCTATTCCATTACTTAAACCATACTAAAACAGCGTTTGGAGAGAGGTTGCTCAGATATTGGCTCCTGAACCCTCTGACAGACGTTGATGCCATCAACCTCAGAAGCGAGGCTGTGGAGTTTCTGGTCCATAATTACCCACTAGTAACAACACTAAACCAGGAACTGGAAAGATTTCCGGACCTCGAACGTTCATTAGGTAAGATACTAAACACAGCCTCAAACTACCATAAAAGGGCTGTATACTTTGACAGAGGAGTTTACACTAAGCTGTATGATTTGTATAGTCTTTTTGACAAGTTCCAGAAACTAGAAGACATCGTCGTCAACTTCCTCAACGAATCAATTAATCTGTTTGGAAACTATAAAAGTGAGTTGGTGAAAAAGGTTGAAGAGGAGTTTTTACGCTGCTCAGATGACGTCATCCTGTTCAAAAGCATGCTAAAGCTCACTGGGGAAAAGACGTGCTCTAGCGTTGAGTGGCCAAAATCAAGGGCTTTGACAGCTGAAATCGAGTCTGTTAAGGCCAAACTCGACAGAGTGCTAGAGAATATCAGACAAATCTCACCCTCAGCATGCTTCGTACATTGCAAATTCAGATACGAGGTTGAAATGACAGAGTCCGAATTCCAACGATACCAGAGAAAATCAAGCTTACAACACACCGCCTCAGGCTCCACTACGCCTGTCGCCGATAATACAC cTATGGTTAAGAAATTGGATAATGTGTCGGGAAATGCGGTTGGGGGAGGAGTGAGTAGCATGGAGATAACGAGTACACGGAGTGGTTTTGTTCGCGGTAGAAATGTGAAGATAGTGCAGATACTGGAGGAGTTGGAAGAGTTTGAGTTTAAGCTTAAGGAGAGCGAGGAAGAGTTTTACCAGGAGATTGTGAGCAAGTTTCACTCCAATAGCTATAAGTTTTGTAAACTAATTGAAATCGCAGCTCAGTTCGACTGCCTGACCTCGCTGGCAACTGTTGCCAAGAACTCGCCCTTCCCAATGTGCCGTCCAAAACTCCATCCCAAATCCCAAAATATTCTCAGGGTCAAAGACTCAGTTTATCCCATCTTCAGCATCAGTGGTAACAAGTTCGTGCCCAACAGTGTTAACATTGGCGAGGGTTTCGACGGTCCAATTCTCATCATCACAGGCCCTAACATGGGTGGAAAATCAACCTTGTTAAGACAAATTGCACTGACTGTCATCATGGGTCAAATTGGATCATTTGTTTCAT GTGTTGAGTCTGAGTTTAGTGTTGTGGATTCGATATTCACCAGACTTGGAGCTTcagataatattttacaaggGAAAAGTACTTTCCTAGTTGAATTGCAGGATATCTCATCAATACTTTCAAAA GCCACGAGTAGTTCATTGGCTCTGATTGATGAGTTGGGTAGGGGAACTTCAACTTTTGATGGTACAGCCATTGCTGTGGCTACTCTAGAAAAGATATCCAAAATCGGTTGCAG ATGTGTGTTTACAACGCACTTCCAAGATGTGTGTATGTTTGCAGAGAGTCTTAGTAACGTGTCAATGTTCCACATGGCGGCTAAGGTGGATGAGGAAACAAGGAGTGTCGAGTTTCTGTACAAACTTGTGCCAGGAGTTTGTCCAGACTCTCATGGAATGCACGTGGCCAAACTCGCCAGAGTACCAGAACACATCATACAAAACGCCATGGAGGCCAGGATGAGGCTGTATAACAGCGAGGTCTTCGGTGAAGGGGAGAGCGCGAGTAACAAGTTATTGGAAATATTAACAGAAGAAATACTAGAGGCTCATTATAACAATGATAACGATAAACTGAAGGAAATTTATAACAAATACTCAcacttaaaatttgattaa